The following are encoded in a window of Flavobacteriales bacterium genomic DNA:
- a CDS encoding response regulator transcription factor: MNQAAQRPTHAGTIAVGLVEDDPILREALAGLLGDEAGLRLLTVCQDGEQALQHLPMAPPDVVIMDIGLPGINGIECVRTLAPMLPHTQFLMYTTHDDDLRVFDALKAGANGYILKSSTPDEIIAAVRELLTGGAPMSTAVARRVVEHLRPGDAIDRMAGTQLTEREREVLENLAQGLLYKEIAHRLGISENTVRQHIHKIYEKLHVGNRTEAVNRYFGR, encoded by the coding sequence ATGAACCAAGCAGCACAGCGGCCCACCCATGCCGGCACCATAGCAGTGGGTCTGGTGGAGGATGACCCGATACTGCGCGAAGCCCTGGCCGGTCTGCTTGGTGATGAGGCGGGCTTGCGGCTGTTGACCGTATGCCAGGATGGTGAGCAAGCCTTGCAACACCTGCCAATGGCACCCCCGGACGTGGTGATCATGGACATCGGTCTGCCGGGGATCAACGGCATCGAATGCGTGCGGACACTCGCCCCCATGCTGCCGCACACGCAGTTCCTGATGTACACCACGCACGACGACGACCTGCGCGTGTTCGATGCGTTGAAGGCCGGGGCCAACGGCTACATCCTCAAGAGCAGCACGCCCGATGAGATCATCGCCGCGGTAAGGGAGTTGTTGACCGGCGGCGCCCCCATGAGCACCGCAGTGGCCCGCCGCGTGGTCGAACACCTTAGGCCAGGCGATGCGATCGACCGAATGGCCGGGACGCAACTGACCGAACGCGAACGTGAGGTCCTGGAGAATCTGGCGCAGGGGCTGTTGTACAAGGAGATCGCCCACCGACTCGGCATCAGCGAGAACACCGTGCGCCAGCATATCCACAAGATCTATGAGAAGCTGCACGTGGGCAATCGCACCGAGGCGGTGAACAGGTACTTCGGCAGGTAG
- the rimO gene encoding 30S ribosomal protein S12 methylthiotransferase RimO: MKARTRKRTKVNVVTLGCSKNTFDSEVMMAQLKASGIAVDHEAEHNDHNVVVINTCGFIENAKQESIDTILSWADAKDRGEVEKVYVTGCLSQRYAPELQAEIPQVDAWFGTRDLPRLLKTLKADYKHELVGERLLTTPAHFAYFKISEGCDRKCSFCAIPLMRGKHISTPMEQLVTNAQALARQGVKELILIAQDLTYYGLDIYKKRNLSELLAKLSDVEGIDWIRLHYAFPSGFPMEVLDVMRERSNVCNYLDMPLQHGSSRMLTRMRRGITQEKTEALVSTIREKVPGIAIRTTLIAGFPGETQTDHDDNLAWIERMRFDRLGAFTYSHEEDTHAHTMADDVPAEVKEQRAQEIMELQGGISLELNQAKVGKTFKVLVDKAEGGHYIARTEFDSPEVDNEVLIPSEGNYLRIGDFAEVRITEANEHDLRGVVV; encoded by the coding sequence ATGAAAGCCCGCACACGCAAGCGCACCAAGGTGAACGTCGTCACCCTGGGCTGCTCCAAGAACACCTTCGACAGCGAGGTGATGATGGCCCAGCTGAAGGCCAGTGGCATCGCCGTGGACCACGAGGCCGAACACAACGACCACAACGTGGTGGTGATCAACACCTGTGGCTTCATTGAGAACGCCAAGCAGGAGAGCATCGACACCATCCTCAGTTGGGCCGATGCCAAGGACCGCGGCGAAGTGGAGAAGGTGTATGTGACCGGCTGCCTCAGCCAGCGCTATGCGCCCGAACTTCAGGCGGAGATCCCCCAGGTGGATGCCTGGTTCGGCACACGCGACCTGCCCCGCCTGCTGAAGACGCTGAAAGCCGACTACAAGCACGAGCTGGTGGGGGAGCGGCTCCTGACCACGCCCGCGCACTTCGCCTACTTCAAGATCAGCGAGGGCTGCGACCGCAAGTGCTCCTTCTGCGCCATCCCGCTCATGCGCGGCAAGCACATCAGCACGCCCATGGAGCAACTCGTCACCAACGCCCAAGCGCTGGCAAGACAAGGGGTGAAGGAACTCATCCTCATCGCGCAGGACCTTACTTACTATGGCCTCGACATTTACAAGAAGCGCAACCTCAGCGAGCTGCTCGCGAAACTGAGCGATGTGGAGGGCATCGACTGGATCCGACTGCACTATGCCTTCCCTTCAGGCTTCCCGATGGAAGTGCTGGATGTGATGCGTGAGCGCAGCAACGTGTGCAACTACTTGGACATGCCCTTGCAACACGGCAGCTCCCGCATGCTCACCCGCATGCGCCGAGGCATCACGCAGGAGAAGACCGAGGCGCTGGTGAGCACCATCCGCGAGAAGGTGCCCGGCATCGCTATCCGCACCACCCTGATCGCGGGCTTCCCTGGTGAAACGCAAACCGACCACGACGACAACCTCGCGTGGATCGAACGCATGCGCTTCGACCGGCTCGGCGCCTTCACTTACAGCCACGAGGAGGACACCCACGCCCACACCATGGCCGACGATGTGCCCGCCGAGGTGAAGGAGCAACGCGCGCAGGAGATCATGGAGCTGCAGGGTGGCATCAGCCTGGAACTCAATCAGGCCAAGGTGGGCAAGACCTTCAAAGTCCTTGTGGATAAGGCCGAGGGCGGACACTACATCGCCCGCACCGAGTTCGATTCACCCGAGGTGGACAACGAGGTGCTGATCCCCTCCGAAGGGAACTACCTGCGGATCGGGGACTTCGCGGAGGTGCGGATCACCGAGGCGAATGAGCACGACCTGCGCGGGGTGGTGGTGTGA
- the ftsY gene encoding signal recognition particle-docking protein FtsY has product MALFGLFSRKGSTADEAGREALDAGLQRSREGIFGRLARAIAGKSQVDDEVLDQLEETLVQSDVGVETTLRIIDRVQQRVKRDKYTGTGELNTILREEIAALMKDPAPMDPAIRPYVIMVVGVNGVGKTTTIGKLAHAFKREGRSVVLGAADTFRAAAVDQLRIWSERVGVPIVQQGMNADPAAVAFDTVQHAKARGADVAIIDTAGRLHNKVGLMNELTKVRNVMRKVIPDAPHEVLLVLDASTGQNAIEQARQFTKATDVTALALTKIDGTAKGGVAIGISEQFKIPIKYLGVGEGIDHLQMFDKQAFVEALFKG; this is encoded by the coding sequence ATGGCATTGTTCGGACTATTCTCCAGGAAGGGATCCACCGCGGATGAAGCCGGCCGTGAAGCGCTGGACGCCGGTCTGCAGCGCTCGCGCGAGGGGATCTTCGGCCGGTTGGCACGTGCCATCGCCGGCAAGAGCCAGGTGGATGACGAGGTGCTCGACCAGCTGGAGGAGACCCTGGTCCAGAGCGATGTGGGCGTGGAGACCACGTTGAGGATCATCGACCGTGTGCAACAACGGGTGAAACGCGACAAGTACACCGGCACCGGTGAACTCAACACCATACTGCGGGAGGAGATCGCGGCGCTGATGAAGGATCCCGCTCCGATGGACCCCGCCATCAGGCCTTACGTGATCATGGTGGTGGGGGTGAACGGCGTGGGCAAGACAACCACGATCGGCAAGCTGGCGCACGCCTTCAAGCGTGAAGGCCGCAGCGTGGTGCTGGGCGCCGCCGACACTTTCCGCGCCGCCGCTGTGGACCAGCTCCGCATCTGGAGTGAGCGCGTGGGTGTGCCCATCGTACAGCAAGGCATGAACGCCGATCCCGCCGCCGTGGCCTTCGATACCGTGCAACACGCCAAGGCCAGGGGGGCCGATGTGGCGATCATCGACACCGCAGGCCGGCTGCACAACAAGGTGGGCCTGATGAACGAACTCACCAAGGTGCGCAACGTGATGCGCAAGGTGATCCCAGACGCGCCGCACGAGGTGCTCCTGGTGCTCGATGCCAGCACGGGCCAGAACGCCATCGAACAGGCCCGCCAGTTCACCAAGGCGACCGACGTCACCGCGCTGGCCCTCACTAAGATCGACGGCACGGCCAAGGGCGGCGTGGCCATCGGCATCAGCGAGCAGTTCAAGATCCCCATCAAGTACCTCGGGGTGGGCGAGGGGATCGATCATCTGCAGATGTTCGACAAGCAGGCCTTCGTGGAGGCATTGTTCAAGGGTTGA
- a CDS encoding DUF4295 family protein, with protein sequence MAKKTVATLKKEGGKTYTKVIRMMKKDSGGYSFVEQVLPSDEADKLIAGK encoded by the coding sequence ATGGCCAAGAAGACCGTTGCCACTCTTAAGAAGGAAGGCGGCAAGACCTATACGAAGGTCATCCGCATGATGAAGAAGGACTCCGGAGGATATTCCTTCGTGGAACAGGTCCTGCCCAGCGATGAGGCCGACAAGCTGATCGCGGGCAAGTAA
- the rpmG gene encoding 50S ribosomal protein L33, protein MAKKAKGNRIQVIMECTEHKTSGQPGTSRYITTKNRKNTTERLELKKFNPILRRMTVHKEIK, encoded by the coding sequence ATGGCCAAGAAAGCGAAAGGCAACCGCATCCAGGTGATCATGGAATGCACCGAGCATAAGACCTCGGGGCAGCCCGGCACCAGCCGCTACATCACCACCAAGAACCGCAAGAACACCACCGAGCGCCTGGAGTTGAAGAAATTCAACCCCATCCTGCGCCGGATGACCGTGCACAAGGAGATCAAGTGA
- the rpmB gene encoding 50S ribosomal protein L28 yields the protein MSKVCQITGKHVITGNKVSHSNRKTRRTFAPNLQDRKYFVPEEKKWVTLRVSAAGMRTIDKIGIAAALKQAKAKGYLNA from the coding sequence ATGTCCAAGGTCTGCCAGATCACCGGCAAGCACGTCATCACCGGCAACAAGGTCTCCCACTCCAACCGGAAGACCCGCCGCACCTTCGCCCCCAACCTCCAGGACCGGAAGTACTTCGTTCCCGAGGAAAAGAAGTGGGTGACCCTGCGCGTGAGCGCCGCAGGCATGCGCACGATCGACAAGATCGGCATCGCCGCCGCCCTGAAACAGGCCAAGGCCAAGGGCTATTTGAACGCCTGA
- a CDS encoding CinA family nicotinamide mononucleotide deamidase-related protein: MPTEVTATILSIGDELLIGQTVNTNAAWIGEQLSLIGIRPRRVLAISDEREEILDALRGAGTDVVLITGGLGPTKDDITKRVLCEFFGTGLKRHPHIEARIAAFFQSIGREPLEVNLAQADLPENCTVVPNDHGTASGMWFQHQGRVYVSMPGVPYEMKAMMERHILPELKRVLAPPAIVHRTILTTGLGESHLAQRIAAWEESLAADAIKLAYLPSPGLVKLRLSTYASQDPAGARTRVDRKADQLYRLIPELIFGEGEERLEQVTGRLLKERGDSLAVAESCTGGYVGHLITSVPGSSAYFVGGLVSYANAVKMEELGIPADMLELEGAVSRPVVERMALGVRNALHTTWSIALSGVAGPDGGTPEKPVGTVWIAVAGPEGVRSHVGLFPGTRDLVIKRSALAALNMLRRALLDRPLAKPMVDENL; the protein is encoded by the coding sequence GTGCCCACCGAAGTAACAGCCACCATCCTCTCCATCGGTGATGAGTTGCTGATCGGGCAGACCGTGAACACCAATGCGGCCTGGATCGGCGAACAACTGTCGCTCATCGGCATCCGGCCGCGCCGGGTGCTGGCCATCAGCGATGAACGGGAGGAGATATTGGACGCCCTGCGTGGGGCGGGAACCGATGTGGTGCTGATCACCGGAGGGCTGGGGCCCACCAAGGACGATATCACCAAGCGGGTGCTGTGCGAATTCTTCGGCACCGGTCTGAAGCGCCATCCCCACATCGAGGCACGCATCGCGGCCTTTTTCCAGAGCATTGGCCGGGAACCCCTGGAAGTTAACCTGGCGCAGGCCGACCTGCCGGAGAACTGCACGGTGGTCCCCAACGACCATGGCACCGCCAGTGGCATGTGGTTCCAGCACCAGGGGCGTGTGTACGTGAGCATGCCGGGTGTGCCCTACGAGATGAAGGCGATGATGGAGCGGCACATCCTGCCCGAGCTGAAGCGTGTGCTGGCGCCTCCGGCCATCGTACACCGTACTATTCTGACGACCGGGCTGGGTGAGAGCCACCTGGCACAGCGCATCGCGGCTTGGGAAGAGAGTCTGGCGGCCGACGCGATCAAACTGGCCTACCTGCCCAGCCCCGGGCTGGTGAAACTGCGCCTGAGCACCTATGCCAGCCAGGACCCCGCAGGTGCCCGGACCCGGGTGGACCGCAAGGCCGATCAGCTCTACCGTCTCATTCCGGAACTGATCTTCGGAGAAGGGGAGGAACGACTGGAGCAGGTGACAGGTCGGCTATTGAAAGAGCGGGGGGACAGCTTGGCGGTGGCCGAGAGTTGCACGGGCGGCTATGTCGGGCACCTGATCACCAGCGTACCTGGCAGCTCGGCCTATTTCGTCGGCGGGTTGGTGAGTTATGCCAATGCGGTGAAGATGGAGGAACTGGGCATACCGGCCGATATGCTCGAGCTCGAGGGCGCTGTAAGCCGGCCCGTGGTTGAACGGATGGCCTTGGGCGTGCGCAATGCCCTGCACACCACCTGGAGCATCGCCCTCAGCGGTGTGGCCGGCCCGGATGGCGGAACCCCGGAGAAGCCCGTGGGTACCGTCTGGATCGCCGTGGCCGGTCCTGAGGGCGTTCGCAGCCACGTGGGCCTCTTCCCGGGCACCCGCGATCTGGTGATCAAACGCAGCGCCCTGGCCGCCCTGAACATGCTGCGCCGTGCCCTGCTGGACAGACCCCTGGCCAAGCCGATGGTGGACGAGAATCTATGA
- a CDS encoding tRNA-(ms[2]io[6]A)-hydroxylase: MLGLQLPTDPRWSALVRNDLPELLTDHAWCEQKAASNAISMIVRYPGLSDLVSELTRIAQEELEHFRQVVEKIHARGWTLGPERKDHYVNELMAFVRKDGTQEERLVDRLLFSAMIEARSCERFKMLAEECDDPELRAFYRELMISEAGHYTTFIGFARIHGGRVDVDARWKAFLAYEAEVVSRYGKTPTMHG, from the coding sequence ATGCTCGGCCTACAGCTTCCCACCGATCCCCGCTGGTCCGCACTGGTGCGCAACGATCTGCCCGAATTGCTCACCGACCACGCCTGGTGCGAGCAAAAGGCCGCCAGCAACGCCATCAGCATGATCGTGCGCTACCCGGGGTTGAGCGACCTGGTCTCCGAACTGACGCGTATCGCCCAGGAGGAACTGGAGCATTTCCGCCAGGTGGTGGAGAAGATCCACGCGCGTGGCTGGACCCTGGGCCCTGAACGGAAGGACCACTATGTGAACGAACTGATGGCCTTTGTGCGCAAGGATGGTACGCAGGAGGAACGCCTGGTGGATCGCCTGCTCTTCAGCGCCATGATCGAGGCCCGCAGTTGTGAGCGATTCAAGATGCTCGCCGAGGAATGTGACGACCCCGAACTGCGCGCGTTCTACCGCGAACTGATGATCAGTGAGGCCGGCCACTACACCACCTTCATCGGTTTCGCGCGCATCCATGGCGGCAGGGTGGATGTGGATGCGCGCTGGAAAGCCTTCCTTGCCTATGAGGCCGAGGTCGTTTCACGCTACGGCAAGACACCCACCATGCATGGTTGA
- a CDS encoding DUF2490 domain-containing protein, which translates to MSRYHIAFNPVCLVMVTCTATAQYDTHHGELWAGYIGTIRVAEKWSVWQDYHGVPEAFAVARYGVVWKPTAHWQAVGGFGWVWTSTSFTSELVRGEYRPWGQVLGQTRLGERWAGQLRFRYDARFRQRLGDGVVLDDHGFNHRLRLMARVRRDLRTMANGDVLHLNLMDELLYNTGREVRDGVDQNRLYLLMGFTHKRYTLLGGYHVRMIPQTAGGMRYNHGITLWLLHTIDVRHRFKRPDEEKPPPLPHGG; encoded by the coding sequence GTGTCCCGGTATCACATCGCCTTCAACCCCGTCTGCTTGGTGATGGTCACCTGCACCGCAACGGCCCAGTACGATACGCATCACGGGGAGCTGTGGGCGGGCTACATCGGCACCATCCGCGTGGCGGAGAAATGGTCCGTTTGGCAGGACTACCATGGGGTGCCGGAAGCTTTCGCCGTGGCGCGATATGGCGTGGTGTGGAAACCCACCGCGCATTGGCAGGCGGTGGGCGGTTTCGGGTGGGTGTGGACCTCCACATCCTTCACTTCCGAACTGGTGCGTGGCGAATACCGGCCTTGGGGCCAGGTGCTGGGCCAGACACGCCTGGGCGAGCGGTGGGCCGGGCAGTTGCGCTTCCGCTACGACGCCAGGTTCAGGCAGCGCCTGGGGGACGGCGTGGTGCTCGACGATCATGGTTTCAACCACCGCCTGCGCCTGATGGCCCGCGTGCGCCGCGACCTGCGCACCATGGCCAATGGCGATGTGCTGCATCTGAACCTGATGGACGAACTGCTCTACAACACGGGACGCGAGGTGCGTGACGGCGTTGACCAGAACCGCTTGTATCTGCTGATGGGCTTCACCCACAAGCGGTACACCTTGCTCGGCGGATATCATGTCCGGATGATACCCCAGACCGCCGGTGGCATGCGATACAACCATGGCATCACGCTTTGGCTCCTCCATACCATCGATGTGCGACACCGGTTCAAGCGGCCCGATGAAGAAAAGCCGCCGCCGCTGCCGCATGGTGGCTGA
- a CDS encoding sulfotransferase, which yields MKVHAIILGAQKCGTTTLFDLMAVHPRLVGCSTKEPHFFSTAKDWRKEWPRYEALFPKREGALLFEASTSYTFHPLRNPDIAGDLYAHNPDMRLIYLVRDPVQRVLSSWMHAFERGYTDLQLEQEIIANRLHLDATRYATQIGPFIRRFGRDAVLVLDLAELEADAHGTLQRVAEHLGIDPGGFPPPDGRRLNVSVGGGKVHHRWDHPGLVLRALRKLSPAWWRSLTDNRRRAFASKPAVPPHLRRLIVDQLSVEIDALAVLMGRDLRHWKRQDG from the coding sequence ATGAAGGTCCACGCCATCATCCTGGGTGCGCAGAAATGCGGCACCACCACCTTGTTCGACCTGATGGCCGTGCACCCACGGCTGGTGGGTTGCAGCACCAAGGAGCCGCACTTCTTCAGCACCGCGAAGGACTGGCGCAAGGAATGGCCACGCTACGAGGCCCTTTTTCCGAAGCGTGAGGGCGCTCTCCTTTTCGAGGCGAGCACCTCCTACACCTTCCATCCGCTACGCAACCCGGATATCGCGGGCGACCTGTACGCGCACAACCCGGATATGCGACTGATCTATCTGGTGCGCGACCCCGTGCAACGCGTGCTGAGCAGTTGGATGCACGCCTTCGAGCGCGGCTACACCGACCTGCAGCTGGAACAGGAGATCATCGCGAACCGACTGCACCTGGACGCCACCCGGTACGCCACGCAGATCGGGCCCTTCATTCGCCGCTTCGGCCGGGATGCGGTGCTGGTCCTGGACCTGGCCGAATTGGAGGCCGATGCGCATGGCACACTCCAACGCGTGGCCGAACATCTGGGCATTGATCCGGGTGGTTTCCCTCCACCTGATGGACGCCGCTTGAACGTTTCGGTGGGAGGCGGCAAGGTCCATCACCGTTGGGACCATCCCGGCCTGGTACTTCGTGCCTTGCGGAAATTGTCGCCGGCATGGTGGCGATCGCTCACGGACAACCGCAGGCGTGCCTTCGCCAGCAAGCCCGCCGTGCCGCCCCACCTCAGGCGCCTGATCGTGGACCAACTGAGCGTGGAGATCGACGCCTTGGCGGTGCTGATGGGGCGGGACCTGCGACACTGGAAGCGGCAGGATGGCTGA
- the recR gene encoding recombination mediator RecR — MTLSSALLEQAVDQIATLPGIGRRTAMRLALDLLRREPQEVLRFTEAIRRMREGLRPCTECCNISDEPRCAICRDPARDRSLVCVVEDIRDVMAIENTRRYKGLYHVLGGVISPLDSIGPEDLTTERLQERIAEGGVGEVILALRATLEGDTTAFYLDRRLKDLGVRITTLARGISVGGDLDQADELTLGRSIEDRKPYAHVTHN, encoded by the coding sequence ATGACACTCTCCTCGGCATTGCTGGAACAGGCGGTGGACCAGATCGCCACTCTGCCCGGTATCGGGCGCCGCACCGCCATGCGCCTGGCGCTGGACCTGTTGCGCCGCGAACCCCAGGAGGTATTGCGTTTCACGGAAGCCATCCGCCGCATGCGCGAGGGTCTGCGCCCCTGCACGGAATGTTGCAACATCAGCGACGAACCGCGCTGCGCCATCTGCCGCGATCCCGCGCGGGACAGGAGCCTGGTCTGTGTGGTAGAGGACATCCGCGATGTGATGGCCATTGAGAACACGCGACGCTACAAGGGCCTCTACCATGTACTGGGCGGGGTCATCAGCCCGCTGGACAGCATCGGGCCGGAGGACCTCACCACCGAGCGCCTGCAGGAGCGGATCGCGGAAGGTGGCGTAGGCGAGGTGATCCTGGCCCTGCGCGCCACCTTGGAAGGCGACACCACCGCGTTCTACCTGGACCGCAGGCTGAAGGACCTTGGCGTACGCATCACCACCCTGGCGCGCGGCATCAGTGTGGGCGGCGATCTGGACCAGGCCGATGAGCTCACTCTGGGGCGCAGCATCGAGGACCGCAAGCCATACGCCCACGTCACCCATAATTGA